From one Streptomyces sp. CA-210063 genomic stretch:
- a CDS encoding response regulator, protein MTIRVLLADDQALLRATFRILIDSCEDLEVIAEATDGREAVDLVRIHRPDVVLMDIRMPGTDGLTATAVICADEELADTRVLILTTFEIDEYVAQALRSGASGFLGKDVTADALLDGIRTVAAGDTLLSPAATRTLITRFLAAPAPGNRLATPDQLTTLTTREREVMALAAEGHSNDEIAEKLYVSPLTVRTHVHRAMTKLGARDRAQLVVMAYQSGLIQVTPPTPGAP, encoded by the coding sequence ATGACCATTCGCGTCCTGCTCGCCGACGACCAGGCTCTGCTGCGGGCCACCTTCCGGATCCTCATCGACTCCTGCGAGGACCTGGAGGTGATCGCCGAGGCCACGGACGGCCGGGAGGCGGTCGACCTCGTCCGCATTCACCGCCCCGACGTGGTCCTCATGGACATCCGCATGCCCGGCACCGACGGGCTCACCGCCACGGCGGTCATCTGCGCCGACGAGGAACTGGCCGACACCCGCGTACTGATCCTCACGACCTTCGAGATCGACGAGTACGTGGCCCAGGCGCTGCGCTCCGGGGCGAGCGGCTTCCTCGGCAAGGACGTCACCGCCGACGCGCTCCTCGACGGCATCCGCACGGTGGCCGCCGGCGACACGCTCCTCTCCCCCGCCGCCACCCGCACCCTCATCACCCGCTTCCTCGCCGCCCCCGCCCCCGGCAACCGCCTCGCCACCCCCGACCAGCTGACCACCCTCACGACCCGAGAACGCGAGGTGATGGCCCTGGCCGCCGAGGGCCACTCCAACGACGAGATCGCCGAGAAGCTGTACGTCAGCCCGCTGACGGTACGCACCCATGTCCACCGGGCGATGACGAAGCTGGGGGCTCGGGACAGGGCTCAACTGGTGGTGATGGCGTACCAGTCGGGCCTGATCCAGGTAACACCGCCGACCCCGGGCGCCCCGTAA
- a CDS encoding sensor histidine kinase, whose translation MSISLDRRYADRLEDFQHRHPFLVDLAMAMALMGCVVLGSVLTLPGAEPPGQGKVGVAVMGVSCLALLKHRTHPRAALVVTVVCTGVAITMGYLLTPLLLAPIMAALYWLATLTDRDTTRVYGLTTIAAMTLAAVFSDSMDHLSLLLRTIGPVFWLLLPLAAGRGTQIRRAYLKSVQARAEHAERTREEEARLRVTEERMRIARDLHDVVAHHLALANAQAGTAAHLTRIDPEQAHRILTDLTGTTSSALRELKATVGVLRRPDDPEAPLAPTPGLDRLPELTAACESAGLTVTVTTEGAPGPLDPGVDLTAYRIVQEALTNVSKHAAVDAARIRLAYAESHLTITVSDDGTPRPQGSPASGRGFGLIGMRERAQSVGGCLRAGHRPEGGFEVTTDLPLRTRPRTPAPEVLDQTP comes from the coding sequence ATGAGTATCAGCCTGGACCGGCGCTACGCGGACCGCCTGGAGGATTTCCAGCACCGCCATCCCTTCCTCGTCGATCTCGCGATGGCCATGGCGCTGATGGGCTGCGTGGTCCTCGGCAGCGTGCTCACCCTGCCCGGCGCCGAGCCGCCGGGCCAGGGAAAGGTCGGCGTCGCCGTCATGGGTGTGTCCTGTCTCGCCCTGCTCAAGCACCGCACCCATCCGCGCGCCGCCCTCGTCGTGACCGTGGTCTGCACCGGGGTCGCGATCACGATGGGCTATCTGCTCACCCCCCTGCTGCTGGCACCGATCATGGCGGCGCTCTACTGGCTGGCCACGCTCACCGACCGGGACACCACCCGCGTCTACGGCCTCACCACCATCGCGGCGATGACGCTCGCGGCCGTGTTCTCCGACTCCATGGATCACCTCTCGCTGCTGCTCAGGACGATCGGCCCCGTCTTCTGGCTGCTGCTGCCCCTCGCCGCGGGCCGGGGGACCCAGATCCGGCGCGCCTACCTGAAGTCGGTGCAGGCCCGCGCCGAACACGCCGAGCGCACCCGGGAGGAGGAGGCCCGCCTCCGGGTCACCGAGGAACGGATGCGCATCGCGCGCGATCTGCACGACGTGGTCGCCCACCACCTGGCCCTCGCCAACGCCCAGGCGGGCACCGCCGCGCACCTCACCCGTATCGATCCCGAGCAGGCCCACCGGATCCTCACCGACCTCACGGGTACCACGTCGTCGGCGCTGCGCGAGCTGAAGGCCACCGTCGGCGTACTGCGCCGGCCCGACGACCCCGAGGCGCCGCTCGCCCCCACCCCCGGGCTCGACCGGCTCCCGGAGCTGACGGCCGCGTGCGAATCCGCCGGCCTCACGGTCACCGTCACCACGGAGGGCGCCCCGGGGCCGCTCGACCCCGGCGTGGACCTGACCGCGTACCGGATCGTGCAGGAGGCCCTCACCAACGTCAGCAAGCACGCCGCCGTGGACGCGGCGCGCATCCGCCTCGCGTACGCGGAGTCCCATCTGACGATCACGGTCAGCGACGACGGCACGCCCCGCCCCCAGGGCTCCCCGGCATCCGGCCGTGGTTTCGGCCTCATCGGCATGCGCGAGCGCGCCCAGTCCGTCGGCGGCTGCCTACGCGCCGGTCACCGTCCCGAAGGCGGCTTCGAGGTCACCACGGACCTCCCGCTGCGCACCCGCCCTCGCACCCCCGCACCCGAAGTGCTGGACCAGACCCCATGA
- a CDS encoding MMPL family transporter: MATFLHRLGRLAFRKRWYVTLVWVAVLSAVGFGALKAPGASDEEFSMPGIESQKAFDLMEERFPGVTADGATARVVFVAPSGEKVTATENKKAIEDTVADLADGSQVASAVDPFQARAVSEDGSTAYATVTYKVAANNLTDASRTHLENALHQAQDSGLTVEAGGDAVAEQGSAGGTAEVIGVALAAVVLLITFGSLAAAGLPLLTALIGVGLSMAAILALADVFGLSATTGTLAMMLGLAVGIDYALFVVSRYREERAKGRTPEEATALATGTAGSAVVFAGLTVVIALAGLSVVGIPMLTKMGLAAAGAVVVAVLIALTLVPAVLGFWPNAVLARKARKSGRIEESGADNGGTRWARFVLRRPVPVLVLGVLGLGALAVPMTDLQLGMPGDEAKSTSTTERRAYDALAEGFGPGFNGPLTIVVDARGADDAKAAAETVAKEIGATKGIVSVSPARFNEAGDTAVFSAVPATAPTDEKTKDLVTVIRDERPGIESGTGATYEVTGSTALNIDLSGKVQSALVPYLLVVVGLAVILLLVVFRSLLVPLKAAAGFLLSVLASLGVVVLVFQQGHGAELLGVEQTGPIMSLMPIFLVGIVFGLAMDYEVFLVSRMREAYVHGDRADEAITSGFRHSARVVVAAALIMIAVFAGFIGESDSMIKMIGFGLASAVLFDAFVVRMAIVPAVLALLGDKAWWLPKWLDRALPRVDVEGEALSRRPEAEPAPAEPAEPAGART; this comes from the coding sequence ATGGCAACCTTCCTTCATCGGCTGGGCCGGCTGGCCTTCCGCAAACGCTGGTACGTCACCCTTGTGTGGGTGGCGGTCCTCAGCGCCGTAGGTTTCGGCGCCCTCAAGGCCCCGGGAGCCTCCGACGAGGAGTTCTCCATGCCGGGCATCGAGTCCCAGAAGGCGTTCGACCTGATGGAAGAGCGCTTCCCCGGCGTCACGGCCGACGGCGCCACCGCCCGGGTCGTGTTCGTCGCGCCGAGCGGTGAGAAGGTCACCGCCACCGAGAACAAGAAGGCGATCGAGGACACCGTCGCCGATCTGGCGGACGGCTCCCAGGTCGCGAGCGCCGTCGACCCGTTCCAGGCGCGGGCCGTCAGCGAGGACGGCTCGACGGCGTACGCGACCGTCACCTACAAGGTCGCCGCCAACAACCTGACCGACGCCAGCAGGACCCATCTGGAGAACGCGCTCCACCAGGCCCAGGACTCCGGGCTGACCGTCGAGGCGGGCGGCGACGCGGTGGCCGAACAGGGCAGCGCGGGCGGCACGGCCGAGGTGATCGGCGTCGCCCTCGCCGCCGTCGTCCTGCTGATCACCTTCGGCTCGCTGGCCGCCGCCGGGCTGCCGCTGCTGACCGCGCTCATCGGCGTCGGCCTCAGCATGGCCGCGATCCTCGCCCTGGCCGACGTCTTCGGGCTGTCGGCCACGACCGGCACCCTCGCGATGATGCTGGGCCTCGCGGTCGGCATCGACTACGCCCTGTTCGTCGTCTCCCGCTACCGGGAGGAGCGCGCCAAGGGCCGTACGCCCGAGGAAGCGACCGCGCTCGCCACGGGCACGGCCGGATCGGCGGTCGTGTTCGCCGGACTCACCGTCGTCATCGCGCTGGCCGGCCTCTCCGTGGTCGGCATTCCGATGCTGACGAAGATGGGGCTGGCCGCCGCGGGCGCGGTCGTCGTCGCCGTACTGATCGCGCTGACCCTCGTCCCGGCCGTCCTCGGCTTCTGGCCGAACGCCGTGCTGGCGCGGAAGGCCCGCAAGAGCGGCCGTATCGAGGAGAGCGGTGCGGACAACGGTGGCACCCGCTGGGCCCGGTTCGTGCTGCGCCGCCCCGTGCCCGTGCTGGTCCTCGGTGTCCTCGGCCTCGGCGCGCTCGCGGTGCCGATGACCGACCTTCAGCTGGGCATGCCCGGCGACGAGGCCAAGTCGACCTCCACCACCGAGCGCCGGGCGTACGACGCGCTCGCCGAGGGCTTCGGGCCCGGCTTCAACGGGCCGCTGACGATCGTGGTGGACGCCCGGGGCGCGGACGACGCGAAGGCCGCCGCGGAGACGGTCGCGAAGGAGATCGGCGCCACGAAGGGGATCGTTTCCGTCTCCCCGGCACGCTTCAACGAGGCCGGCGACACCGCCGTCTTCTCGGCCGTGCCCGCCACGGCGCCGACCGACGAGAAGACCAAGGACCTGGTGACCGTCATCCGGGACGAGCGTCCCGGCATCGAGTCCGGGACGGGGGCGACGTACGAGGTCACCGGTAGCACCGCGCTGAACATCGACCTCTCCGGCAAGGTGCAGTCCGCGCTGGTCCCCTATCTGCTGGTCGTGGTCGGCCTGGCCGTCATCCTCCTGCTGGTCGTCTTCCGCTCCCTGCTCGTCCCGCTCAAGGCGGCCGCCGGCTTCCTGCTGTCGGTGCTCGCGTCGCTCGGCGTGGTCGTCCTGGTCTTCCAGCAGGGCCACGGCGCGGAGCTCCTGGGCGTGGAGCAGACCGGACCGATCATGAGCCTGATGCCGATCTTCCTGGTGGGCATCGTCTTCGGCCTGGCCATGGACTACGAGGTGTTCCTGGTCTCGCGGATGCGGGAGGCGTACGTCCACGGCGACCGGGCCGACGAGGCGATCACCAGCGGCTTCCGGCACAGCGCCCGGGTGGTCGTGGCCGCCGCCCTGATCATGATCGCGGTGTTCGCCGGGTTCATCGGCGAGAGCGACTCCATGATCAAGATGATCGGGTTCGGGCTGGCCTCGGCGGTCCTGTTCGACGCCTTCGTCGTCCGCATGGCGATCGTGCCCGCCGTGCTCGCCCTGCTCGGCGACAAGGCCTGGTGGCTGCCGAAGTGGCTGGACCGGGCGCTGCCCCGCGTCGATGTGGAGGGCGAGGCCCTCAGCCGCCGGCCCGAGGCGGAACCGGCCCCGGCGGAGCCGGCCGAGCCGGCGGGGGCGCGCACCTGA
- a CDS encoding MazG-like family protein, whose amino-acid sequence MNERIDSPGDLWQSVSLLHAWLEADQPYGGQEGLLLRMLKLQEEVGEVAQAVIGATGQNPRKGTTHTWDDVQAELCDVVITALVVLRTLTPDAREVFAAHLAAVTERSLGSRRG is encoded by the coding sequence ATGAATGAGCGGATCGACTCCCCCGGCGACCTCTGGCAGTCCGTCTCCCTCCTGCACGCCTGGCTGGAGGCGGACCAGCCGTACGGCGGCCAAGAGGGCCTGCTCCTGCGGATGTTGAAGCTCCAGGAGGAGGTCGGCGAGGTCGCCCAGGCGGTGATCGGCGCGACCGGGCAGAACCCGCGCAAGGGCACGACCCACACCTGGGACGACGTCCAGGCGGAACTGTGCGACGTGGTCATCACGGCGCTGGTGGTGCTGCGCACCCTCACCCCGGACGCCCGCGAGGTCTTCGCGGCCCACCTGGCCGCCGTCACCGAACGCTCGCTGGGGTCCCGCCGTGGCTGA
- a CDS encoding DoxX family membrane protein, giving the protein MTSFDRRDLGLLLLRLGAGGVLAAHGTQKLFGWFGGGGIQGTGAFMESVGYTPGKASATAAGLAETGGGTLLALGLATPAAGAAAAGAMGGAAAVHTPNGFFNASGGYEYAATLGLAAAGLAVAGPGRLSLDHALHHVVDRGWMVPVALAGTAAVTAVVVGTRNQRLRKEKEGEQEVLFEE; this is encoded by the coding sequence ATGACCTCATTCGACCGACGTGACTTGGGCCTGCTGCTGCTCCGGCTGGGCGCGGGCGGTGTGCTCGCCGCGCACGGGACGCAGAAGCTGTTCGGCTGGTTCGGCGGGGGCGGTATCCAGGGGACCGGCGCGTTCATGGAGTCCGTCGGGTACACGCCCGGCAAGGCGAGCGCCACCGCGGCCGGGCTGGCCGAGACGGGCGGCGGCACCCTGCTCGCGCTGGGCCTCGCGACGCCCGCGGCCGGTGCCGCCGCGGCGGGCGCGATGGGCGGCGCGGCCGCGGTCCACACGCCCAACGGCTTCTTCAACGCCAGTGGCGGCTACGAGTACGCCGCGACCCTGGGTCTGGCCGCCGCCGGTCTCGCGGTCGCCGGCCCCGGCCGGCTCTCCCTCGACCACGCGCTCCACCATGTGGTCGACCGGGGCTGGATGGTCCCGGTGGCGCTCGCCGGTACGGCCGCGGTCACGGCGGTGGTCGTGGGCACGCGGAACCAGCGGCTGCGGAAGGAGAAGGAGGGCGAGCAGGAGGTGCTGTTCGAGGAGTGA
- a CDS encoding nuclear transport factor 2 family protein: protein MTIAPAKLSDPTVRAFVNAVNSHDRDAFMALLAPDATMADDGSDRDLAEWTDREIFSSHGHMEVHRESNGGRSLVADYRNDTWGEMRTAWRFTVSEDGRISRFETGQA, encoded by the coding sequence ATGACGATCGCACCAGCCAAACTCAGTGACCCGACCGTCCGGGCCTTCGTCAACGCGGTGAACTCCCATGACCGCGACGCCTTCATGGCCCTCCTCGCCCCCGACGCGACCATGGCGGACGACGGCTCCGACCGGGACCTCGCGGAGTGGACCGACCGGGAGATCTTCTCCTCCCACGGCCACATGGAGGTCCACCGGGAGTCCAACGGCGGCCGCTCCCTCGTCGCCGACTACCGCAACGACACCTGGGGCGAGATGCGCACCGCCTGGCGCTTCACCGTGTCGGAGGACGGCCGGATCAGCCGCTTCGAGACAGGCCAGGCCTGA
- a CDS encoding aldo/keto reductase — translation METNTGTEANTGTEANTGTHTRPLGRSGIQISALGFGCWAIGGEWQRPDGQPLGWGKVDDEESVRAIHRALDLGVTFFDTADAYGTGHSERVLGRALGKRRADVVVATKWGNLFDERTRVANGQDASPDHARRALIASLDRLGTDHIDLYQLHISDAHPDQAARLRDLCEEFVREGLIRAYAWSTDDAERAAVFAEGPHCTAVQHRLNILQDAPELLALCEESDLASVNRSPLAMGLLTGRHTAGRALEAGDIRSAPPEWLPGFTAGAGADPEWLGRVEALREILTSEGRTLAQGALAWIWARSPRTVPIPGFRTVAQAEENAGALAKGPLTADQVAEVDRILGRTANS, via the coding sequence ATGGAGACGAACACGGGCACGGAAGCGAACACGGGCACGGAAGCGAACACGGGTACGCACACCAGGCCCCTCGGCCGCAGCGGTATCCAGATCAGCGCCCTAGGCTTCGGCTGCTGGGCGATCGGCGGCGAGTGGCAGCGGCCCGACGGGCAGCCCCTCGGCTGGGGGAAGGTGGACGACGAGGAGTCCGTACGGGCCATCCACCGCGCCCTCGACCTCGGCGTCACCTTCTTCGACACGGCCGACGCCTACGGCACCGGCCACAGCGAGCGCGTGCTCGGCCGTGCCCTCGGCAAGCGCCGCGCGGACGTCGTCGTGGCCACCAAATGGGGCAACCTCTTCGACGAGCGCACCCGTGTCGCCAACGGCCAGGACGCCTCCCCGGACCACGCCCGCCGCGCCCTCATTGCTTCCCTGGACCGCCTCGGCACCGACCACATCGACCTGTACCAGCTCCACATCTCCGACGCCCACCCCGACCAGGCGGCCCGACTCCGCGACCTCTGCGAGGAGTTCGTACGGGAGGGCCTGATCCGGGCGTACGCGTGGAGCACCGACGACGCCGAGCGCGCCGCCGTGTTCGCCGAGGGGCCGCACTGCACGGCCGTGCAGCACCGCCTGAACATCCTCCAGGACGCGCCCGAACTCCTCGCGCTGTGCGAGGAGTCGGACCTGGCGAGCGTCAACCGCAGCCCCCTCGCCATGGGCCTGCTCACCGGCAGGCACACCGCCGGGCGCGCCCTGGAGGCCGGTGACATCCGCAGTGCCCCGCCCGAGTGGCTGCCGGGCTTCACCGCGGGCGCCGGCGCCGACCCGGAGTGGCTCGGCCGGGTCGAGGCGCTGCGCGAGATCCTCACCAGCGAGGGCCGTACGCTCGCGCAGGGCGCCCTCGCCTGGATCTGGGCCCGCAGCCCGCGGACCGTGCCCATCCCCGGTTTCCGCACCGTCGCCCAGGCCGAGGAGAACGCGGGCGCCCTCGCGAAGGGGCCGCTCACCGCGGACCAGGTGGCCGAGGTCGACCGGATCCTGGGGCGGACAGCCAATTCCTGA
- a CDS encoding SDR family oxidoreductase, whose translation MKAKGTKIAIVTGAGSGIGRAVAVELLRTGWSVALAGRREEKLTETAAGAGTEVPEAPETPEAPETPEAPETPEAPEAPEALCVRTDVSRPGDVDALFAAVRERFGRLDLLFNNAGTFGPGGVPVEELDYAAWRHVVDTNLNGAFLCAQAAYRQMKEQDPQGGRIINNGSISAHTPRPHSVAYTATKHALTGLTKSLSLDGRPYGIAIGQIDIGNAATDMTERMRNGVLQAHGELMPEPVMDVADVARTVRHMAELPLEANVQFATVMATTMPYVGRG comes from the coding sequence ATGAAGGCTAAAGGAACCAAGATCGCGATCGTGACAGGCGCGGGCTCCGGTATCGGCCGTGCCGTGGCCGTGGAGTTGCTGCGCACGGGCTGGTCGGTGGCGCTGGCGGGCCGCCGCGAGGAGAAGCTCACCGAGACGGCGGCCGGCGCCGGAACGGAGGTCCCTGAGGCCCCCGAGACCCCTGAGGCCCCCGAGACCCCTGAGGCCCCCGAGACCCCTGAGGCCCCTGAGGCCCCCGAGGCCCTGTGCGTCCGCACGGACGTCTCGCGCCCCGGAGACGTGGACGCGCTCTTCGCCGCCGTACGGGAGCGGTTCGGGCGGCTCGACCTGCTGTTCAACAACGCAGGCACGTTCGGCCCGGGCGGGGTGCCGGTGGAGGAGCTGGACTACGCGGCCTGGCGGCACGTCGTGGACACCAACCTCAACGGGGCGTTCCTGTGCGCCCAGGCGGCGTACCGGCAGATGAAGGAGCAGGACCCCCAGGGCGGGCGCATCATCAACAACGGCTCCATCTCCGCGCACACACCCCGCCCGCACTCCGTCGCCTACACCGCGACCAAGCACGCCCTGACCGGCCTGACCAAGTCGCTCTCCCTGGACGGACGGCCCTACGGCATCGCGATCGGCCAGATCGACATCGGGAACGCGGCGACGGACATGACCGAGCGCATGCGGAACGGGGTGCTCCAGGCGCATGGGGAGCTGATGCCCGAGCCGGTGATGGACGTGGCCGATGTGGCCCGGACCGTGCGGCACATGGCGGAGCTGCCGCTGGAGGCGAACGTGCAGTTCGCGACGGTGATGGCGACGACGATGCCGTACGTGGGGCGGGGCTGA